From the genome of Bacteroides sp. MSB163, one region includes:
- a CDS encoding CNNM domain-containing protein, whose translation MGLVILYLTIALSLSFLCSILEAVLLSTPMSYISTKEKTHGKSAILLKKFKQDIDRPIAAILSLNTIAHTVGAAGVGAEAVKIFGEAYFGVISAILTILILVLSEIIPKTIGACYWRTLALPSARIINFLIIICYPLVWLSELITRLFSSGKQELSVSREEVSAMISIGVEEGVFQMKENKMIQNLIKLDKVKSQSIMTPRTVVATAPESMSLKEFYQDGKYKFYSRIPIYNDSEDYITGYVLRQTVLEKLAEDRFDMCLKDVARPILSFPENSPVSTVWEQMLEKKEHISILIDEYGCFWGIVTMEDIIETALGFEIVDEKDSVTDMQKLARDKWQKKLAEAKIND comes from the coding sequence ATGGGACTTGTTATATTATATTTAACCATTGCATTATCATTATCATTTTTATGCTCCATCCTTGAAGCAGTTTTATTATCTACCCCAATGTCGTACATCTCCACCAAAGAGAAAACACACGGGAAAAGCGCTATTTTATTAAAGAAGTTCAAACAAGACATCGACCGGCCTATTGCCGCCATATTATCTCTGAATACCATTGCCCACACCGTGGGTGCGGCCGGTGTCGGTGCCGAAGCAGTAAAGATATTCGGAGAAGCTTACTTCGGTGTAATCTCCGCCATACTGACTATCTTAATTCTCGTTCTCTCAGAGATCATTCCTAAAACGATAGGCGCCTGCTACTGGCGCACACTGGCACTTCCATCAGCCCGTATCATTAATTTCCTTATTATTATCTGTTATCCCCTGGTGTGGTTGTCCGAGCTGATTACCCGTCTGTTTTCTTCTGGCAAACAAGAATTATCCGTAAGCCGCGAAGAGGTTTCGGCTATGATTTCCATCGGGGTAGAAGAAGGTGTTTTCCAGATGAAAGAAAACAAGATGATACAAAACCTCATTAAACTGGATAAAGTAAAATCACAATCCATTATGACTCCCCGTACTGTAGTGGCAACAGCTCCCGAAAGTATGTCTCTGAAAGAGTTCTATCAGGATGGAAAGTATAAGTTTTACTCTCGTATTCCAATTTATAATGATAGCGAAGATTATATCACAGGATATGTGTTGCGGCAGACTGTACTCGAAAAGTTAGCAGAAGACAGATTCGATATGTGTCTGAAGGATGTGGCCCGCCCTATCCTTTCCTTCCCGGAAAATAGTCCTGTTTCCACGGTTTGGGAACAGATGCTTGAAAAGAAAGAGCATATTTCAATCTTGATTGATGAATATGGCTGCTTCTGGGGAATTGTCACAATGGAGGATATTATCGAAACAGCCTTAGGTTTTGAGATTGTGGATGAAAAAGACTCCGTAACGGATATGCAGAAACTGGCACGGGATAAGTGGCAGAAGAAGCTGGCAGAGGCGAAAATTAATGATTAG
- the sufD gene encoding Fe-S cluster assembly protein SufD, producing the protein MNAEQQYIDLFSQTEAMICQHSAEVLNTSRATAFADFERLGFPTRKQEKYKYTDVSKFFEPDYGLNLNRLDIPVNPYEVFKCDVPNMSTSLYFVVNDAFYNKALPASHLPEGVIFGSLKEMAAKHPELVKKYYGKLADTSKDGVTAFNTAFAQDGVLLYIPKNVALERPIQLVNILRGDVNFLVNRRVLIVLEDGAQARMLVCDHAMDAVNFLATQVIEVFVGENAVFDLYELEETHTSTVRISNMYVKQEANSNVLLNGMTLHNGTSRNTTEVLLAGEGAEINLCGMVIADKNQHVDNNTSIDHAVPNCTSNELFKYVLDDQSVGAFAGLVLVRPDAQHTNSQQTNRNLCATREARMYTQPQLEIYADDVKCSHGATVGQLDENALFYMRQRGIPAREARLLLMFAFVNEVIDTIRLDVLKDRLHLLVEKRFRGELNKCQGCAICK; encoded by the coding sequence ATGAATGCAGAACAACAATACATAGATCTTTTCTCCCAGACGGAAGCTATGATATGCCAGCACAGTGCCGAGGTGCTGAATACCTCTCGTGCCACTGCGTTTGCCGACTTCGAGCGGCTTGGCTTTCCTACCCGTAAGCAGGAGAAATATAAATATACCGATGTCAGCAAGTTCTTTGAACCGGACTATGGGTTGAACCTGAACCGTCTGGATATTCCGGTAAATCCCTATGAAGTATTCAAATGCGATGTACCCAATATGAGTACGTCCCTCTACTTTGTAGTGAATGATGCTTTTTACAATAAAGCGCTACCTGCTTCACATCTGCCCGAAGGAGTCATCTTCGGTAGTTTGAAGGAGATGGCGGCGAAGCATCCGGAACTGGTAAAGAAGTACTATGGCAAGCTGGCAGACACTTCAAAAGACGGAGTGACAGCATTCAACACAGCTTTTGCACAAGACGGTGTGCTGTTGTATATACCTAAGAACGTCGCTTTGGAACGTCCCATTCAGTTGGTAAACATCCTGCGTGGTGACGTGAACTTCTTGGTGAACCGCCGGGTATTGATTGTATTGGAAGATGGCGCACAGGCACGCATGCTGGTGTGCGACCATGCCATGGATGCCGTGAATTTCCTGGCAACCCAGGTAATAGAAGTATTCGTAGGTGAGAATGCTGTCTTTGATCTTTACGAACTCGAAGAAACGCATACAAGTACCGTACGTATCAGTAATATGTATGTGAAGCAGGAAGCCAACAGCAATGTATTGCTGAATGGCATGACCTTGCATAACGGCACTTCCCGCAACACCACTGAAGTATTGCTGGCAGGTGAAGGCGCCGAAATCAACCTTTGCGGTATGGTCATTGCAGATAAGAATCAGCATGTAGACAACAATACAAGTATCGATCATGCCGTACCTAACTGTACCAGCAATGAGCTCTTCAAGTATGTGCTCGATGACCAGTCAGTCGGTGCATTTGCCGGTTTGGTATTGGTGCGCCCGGATGCGCAACATACCAATTCGCAACAAACGAACCGGAATCTTTGTGCTACCCGTGAAGCACGTATGTATACGCAGCCGCAACTGGAAATTTATGCCGATGATGTAAAGTGTAGTCATGGCGCTACCGTTGGTCAGTTGGACGAAAATGCACTCTTCTATATGCGCCAGCGCGGTATTCCGGCACGTGAAGCCCGCTTATTGCTGATGTTCGCCTTCGTAAACGAAGTAATCGATACCATCCGTCTGGATGTATTGAAAGATCGCTTACATCTCTTGGTAGAGAAACGTTTCCGTGGTGAACTGAATAAGTGCCAGGGCTGTGCGATATGCAAATAA
- a CDS encoding heavy metal-binding domain-containing protein, whose protein sequence is MLVTTTPTIEGGRITRYYGIVSGETIIGANVFRDFFASIRDVVGGRSGSYEEVLREAKDIALREMQEHARALGANAVIGVDLDYETVGGSGSMLMVTACGTAVTVE, encoded by the coding sequence ATGTTAGTAACAACAACCCCAACTATCGAGGGTGGACGTATCACCCGCTATTACGGTATCGTTTCAGGCGAGACGATTATCGGTGCCAATGTATTCCGTGACTTTTTTGCCAGCATCCGCGATGTAGTGGGCGGACGTAGCGGCTCTTATGAGGAAGTGCTGCGCGAAGCGAAAGATATCGCCCTGCGTGAAATGCAGGAACACGCCAGAGCTCTCGGAGCAAATGCCGTGATAGGCGTGGATTTGGACTATGAAACTGTAGGTGGAAGCGGTAGTATGCTGATGGTAACCGCTTGCGGTACGGCTGTGACAGTAGAATAG
- a CDS encoding aminotransferase class V-fold PLP-dependent enzyme, which yields MDIQKIRADFPILSREVYGKPLVYLDNGATTQKPRCVVDAITDEYYSVNANVHRGVHFLSQQATELHEASRETVRKFINAGSINEIVFTRGTTESINLLASSFGEAFLHPGDEVIVSVMEHHSNIVPWQLLAERKCINLKVIPMNDRGELLMDEYEKLFTDRTKIVSVVHVSNVLGTFNPIKEMIKIAHKHDVPFLVDAAQSIPHIAVDVQDLDADFLVFSGHKVYGPTGVGVLYGKEEWLDKLPPYQGGGEMIKHVSFERTTFNELPFKFEAGTPDYIGTTGLAKALDYVSAIGMDQIAAYEHELTEYATQRLKTIPGMRIFGEAAAKGSVISFLVGDIHHFDMGTLLDRLGIAVRTGHHCAQPLMQRLGIEGTVRASFGIYNTKEEIDVLVTGIERVGKMF from the coding sequence ATGGATATTCAAAAGATAAGAGCCGATTTTCCGATACTATCCCGTGAAGTGTACGGCAAACCATTGGTCTATTTGGATAATGGGGCGACGACACAGAAGCCCCGCTGTGTAGTGGATGCCATAACGGATGAATATTATTCTGTCAATGCCAATGTGCATCGTGGCGTACACTTTCTGTCGCAACAGGCAACGGAACTGCACGAGGCAAGTCGAGAGACAGTGCGAAAGTTTATCAATGCCGGTTCTATAAATGAAATCGTATTTACACGGGGAACCACGGAAAGCATCAATCTGTTAGCCTCCAGCTTCGGTGAAGCATTCCTGCATCCGGGTGATGAAGTGATTGTTTCCGTAATGGAACATCATAGTAACATCGTCCCCTGGCAACTGCTGGCCGAACGGAAATGCATCAATCTGAAGGTTATTCCGATGAACGACCGCGGCGAACTCCTGATGGATGAATACGAGAAGCTTTTCACTGACCGGACGAAGATTGTGAGCGTAGTACATGTGTCCAATGTTCTGGGTACGTTCAATCCTATCAAGGAAATGATTAAGATTGCCCATAAGCATGATGTACCTTTTCTGGTAGATGCGGCACAATCCATTCCTCACATTGCAGTGGACGTGCAGGATCTGGATGCTGATTTCCTTGTATTCTCCGGTCATAAAGTGTATGGGCCTACCGGTGTGGGCGTGCTTTATGGTAAGGAAGAATGGCTGGATAAGTTACCTCCTTATCAAGGCGGCGGTGAGATGATAAAGCATGTATCTTTTGAACGTACTACCTTCAATGAATTGCCATTTAAGTTCGAAGCCGGTACTCCTGACTATATCGGTACTACGGGACTGGCGAAAGCTCTCGATTATGTTTCTGCCATTGGCATGGATCAGATTGCCGCTTATGAGCATGAATTGACGGAATATGCCACACAGCGATTGAAAACAATCCCTGGTATGCGCATCTTTGGTGAAGCAGCTGCGAAAGGGAGTGTCATCTCTTTCCTTGTGGGTGATATTCATCACTTCGATATGGGCACATTGCTCGATCGTCTCGGTATTGCCGTACGTACAGGACACCATTGCGCCCAACCGCTGATGCAACGCCTCGGCATAGAAGGAACAGTGCGTGCTTCCTTTGGAATCTATAATACAAAAGAAGAAATCGATGTCTTGGTGACAGGTATCGAACGTGTCGGTAAGATGTTTTGA
- a CDS encoding RNA polymerase sigma-70 factor, which produces MSLFHKKDTKREVFGQMFTELYPRLVRYATQLLGDGEEARDIVGSVMEQAWKQFEKLKPENRGAWLYTAARNACLNRLKHLQVEATNLEALHEATRMDVATDYREHERLLQQAESIARNLPEPTCTVLRLCYYEHKTYREVAEQLGISPDTVKKHISKALRTLREAMTQKGGNR; this is translated from the coding sequence ATGTCCTTGTTTCATAAAAAAGACACAAAAAGAGAAGTTTTCGGACAGATGTTCACGGAGCTATATCCCCGTCTGGTGCGCTACGCCACCCAACTATTGGGCGACGGAGAAGAAGCCCGTGATATTGTGGGTAGTGTGATGGAGCAGGCGTGGAAACAATTCGAAAAGCTGAAACCGGAAAACCGGGGAGCCTGGCTTTACACTGCCGCACGTAATGCCTGCCTTAACCGTCTGAAGCATCTGCAAGTAGAAGCCACCAATCTGGAAGCATTACACGAAGCCACCCGCATGGATGTAGCAACCGACTACCGGGAACATGAGCGACTACTGCAACAGGCGGAAAGCATTGCCCGTAACCTACCGGAACCGACCTGCACGGTATTGCGGCTCTGCTATTATGAACATAAAACCTATCGGGAAGTAGCCGAACAACTTGGCATCAGTCCCGACACCGTAAAGAAACATATATCCAAAGCTTTGCGTACCTTGCGCGAAGCAATGACTCAGAAAGGAGGAAACCGATGA
- a CDS encoding FecR family protein, which yields MMEEKKENDFKMDTEDLRLLNAFGEALGDLPSEEETRAAWNAFASRQDAQKRRRIIQMWTSGIAAAIVVLAALIVPRIISEDTIQDIEIFAALDVPEAIITSESNGRITLSTPPATTTQIILDDGTQVTLSANSRLEYPKQFPTEGTREVHLTGEARFEVAKDSTRPFIVSSGKMQTQVLGTVFDVNAYPGKVAAVTLFQGRVRVSDKKQTRQKDILPGQQAILSEDNGFTIAEAQLTATEGWTKGEFSFDDAELAEIMKSVGTWYNASIIFHSPDLLKQRIHFRFPRTTSLEEVVQALNDLGIAKLEQKKGKVIISDYSPKH from the coding sequence ATGATGGAAGAGAAAAAAGAAAATGATTTCAAGATGGATACTGAAGACCTCAGATTACTGAATGCCTTCGGGGAAGCACTCGGAGACTTACCTTCGGAAGAAGAAACCCGCGCGGCATGGAATGCTTTTGCCTCCCGGCAAGACGCCCAAAAACGCAGACGCATCATACAGATGTGGACTTCCGGCATTGCAGCTGCCATCGTAGTGCTGGCAGCGCTTATCGTGCCCCGCATTATCAGCGAAGACACAATACAAGATATTGAAATCTTTGCGGCCCTGGATGTTCCCGAAGCAATCATCACCTCGGAAAGCAATGGCAGGATTACTCTTTCAACTCCCCCAGCCACTACCACGCAAATCATTCTGGACGATGGCACACAGGTTACACTCAGCGCCAATTCCCGCCTGGAATATCCTAAACAATTCCCCACAGAGGGGACCCGTGAAGTCCATCTGACAGGAGAAGCACGTTTCGAAGTGGCAAAAGATAGTACACGTCCTTTCATTGTTTCTTCCGGTAAGATGCAGACACAGGTATTGGGCACGGTATTCGATGTAAATGCCTATCCGGGAAAAGTAGCGGCAGTTACTTTATTTCAGGGGCGCGTCCGCGTCAGCGACAAAAAACAAACACGGCAGAAAGACATATTGCCCGGACAGCAAGCTATATTGTCTGAAGATAATGGTTTCACCATAGCCGAAGCACAACTCACCGCAACGGAAGGATGGACCAAAGGAGAGTTCAGCTTCGATGATGCCGAACTGGCGGAGATTATGAAGTCTGTCGGCACATGGTATAATGCCAGTATCATCTTTCATTCGCCCGACTTGCTGAAACAACGCATTCATTTCCGCTTCCCGCGAACAACTTCCTTGGAAGAAGTAGTGCAAGCACTTAATGATCTGGGAATAGCCAAACTGGAACAAAAAAAGGGAAAAGTAATCATCAGCGATTATTCTCCCAAACATTGA